The following proteins come from a genomic window of Plutella xylostella chromosome 22, ilPluXylo3.1, whole genome shotgun sequence:
- the LOC105391171 gene encoding THUMP domain-containing protein 1 homolog: protein MGDARNKKKYYFRKSRNKYFLEAGFKGFFCTCNFREKDCVKEAYNILNEYVDKLYPDLGREKEDKEVAASETKSDTDSDEDADIGDLLKREVDSMKKDNQKALKHKRFQAVETGASNCIFIKTNLPNPEELTSAILKDLLATKVQRTRHLLRLVPIMATCKANLPDIMESAGKLFDKYFLKEPSTFAVVFNKRFNNSVSRDLVIKELADLIVLKNSGNKADLKNPKLCIIIEIIKGICLVSVVENYYPYKKYNLLEVCKDDNSNDTGETQAKKSKNDVVVEIQNEVP, encoded by the coding sequence ATGGGCGACGCAAGGAATAAAAAGAAGTATTATTTCCGCAAGAGCAGAAATAAGTATTTTCTTGAAGCCGGGTTCAAAGGATTCTTCTGCACTTGTAACTTCAGAGAAAAAGACTGCGTGAAAGAGGCATACAACATTCTCAATGAATATGTGGACAAGCTGTACCCAGACCTTGGCCGGGAGAAGGAGGACAAGGAGGTCGCAGCGTCAGAAACCAAGTCGGATACCGATTCCGACGAAGATGCCGACATCGGCGACTTGCTAAAACGAGAGGTGGATTCTATGAAGAAAGATAACCAAAAAGCACTCAAACACAAAAGATTTCAAGCCGTGGAAACGGGTGCCTCCAACTGTATATTCATTAAAACAAACCTACCAAACCCTGAAGAGTTAACCTCAGCCATATTAAAAGATCTTCTAGCAACTAAAGTTCAAAGGACAAGGCACTTACTCCGCCTAGTGCCAATAATGGCCACTTGCAAAGCAAACTTGCCTGATATTATGGAGAGTGCGGGGAAGCTGTTTGACAAGTACTTCCTGAAGGAGCCATCAACCTTTgctgtggtgttcaataagaGATTCAACAACAGTGTTTCTCGGGACTTGGTCATAAAGGAACTAGCTGATTTAATTGTTCTAAAGAACAGTGGTAACAAGGCGGACTTGAAAAATCCAAAGCTATGCATTATCATAGAGATTATCAAAGGGATATGCCTAGTCAGTGTTGTTGAAAACTATTACCCTTACAAGAAGTATAATTTACTTGAAGTGTGCAAAGATGATAATTCAAATGACACTGGTGAGACGCAGGCAAAGAAATCCAAGAATGATGTTGTGGTGGAGATCCAGAATGAAGTACCATAA